From one Methanosarcinales archaeon genomic stretch:
- the ahaH gene encoding ATP synthase archaeal subunit H, translated as MTKAEILAQIKTAEDDAKSIISEAKELKIKKVQESKNKARELVKSAEIDSVKLSEQKIAQAKELFTSEKGSLLKKGLTEAETIKSDASRNIKKTTDYLVEQFERAINA; from the coding sequence ATGACTAAGGCCGAGATTTTAGCGCAAATCAAGACAGCTGAAGATGATGCAAAATCAATAATTTCAGAGGCAAAAGAACTGAAGATCAAAAAGGTACAGGAATCTAAGAACAAAGCCCGAGAATTGGTGAAAAGTGCTGAAATCGATAGCGTCAAATTGTCAGAACAAAAAATTGCTCAGGCCAAAGAACTATTTACATCAGAAAAAGGAAGCTTACTAAAAAAAGGACTCACAGAAGCTGAAACAATAAAGTCTGATGCAAGCAGAAATATTAAGAAAACTACTGATTACTTAGTTGAGCAATTCGAGAGGGCGATAAATGCTTAA